Proteins encoded within one genomic window of Fusobacterium sp. DD2:
- a CDS encoding LysR family transcriptional regulator: protein MLAGLKIFMTVVEEMSISRAASRSFVTQQCVSDHIKRLEEEYDVELFKRRPRLSLTPAGQELYNTLCDMKTLEDKFKKKLDKLKGESKQKLTIGVNGTRINVILSSLLTEYNKYFPKVIISFVIRDTRTLEQMLLKEEIDMILDLNTQGSPQFNIVSLGKDKLYFLISRTLFDKYYKKEDIKRFGKGIALEEFKDVPLVSNAEVTTIHGILMHYAQRDNVDLNILYYTGDYETQIALCNANLAAGVCPTIVIKRAHLYNEKNRDNPLFIFPLKNQTEELKIQIVTNKGVVQSDYMAKFIDLLHTMVKKEYSSEAWS from the coding sequence GTGTTAGCAGGACTGAAAATATTTATGACAGTAGTGGAAGAAATGAGTATCAGTAGAGCTGCATCACGTTCTTTTGTAACTCAGCAATGTGTAAGTGATCATATTAAGAGATTGGAAGAGGAATATGATGTAGAACTTTTTAAAAGAAGACCGAGACTTTCTCTCACCCCAGCTGGTCAGGAGCTTTATAATACTCTATGTGATATGAAAACTTTAGAGGATAAGTTCAAAAAAAAGCTGGATAAATTAAAGGGAGAGAGTAAACAAAAACTTACTATAGGTGTCAATGGTACTAGAATTAATGTTATTCTTTCAAGTCTTTTAACTGAATACAACAAATATTTTCCAAAGGTAATCATATCATTTGTAATAAGAGATACCAGAACTCTGGAACAGATGCTTCTAAAAGAGGAGATAGATATGATATTGGATCTTAATACCCAGGGAAGTCCTCAATTTAATATTGTCTCTCTAGGGAAAGATAAACTTTATTTTCTTATTTCACGTACTTTATTTGACAAGTACTATAAAAAAGAAGATATCAAAAGATTTGGAAAAGGTATAGCATTGGAAGAGTTTAAAGATGTTCCACTTGTAAGTAATGCAGAGGTTACAACTATTCATGGGATTTTGATGCACTATGCTCAAAGGGATAATGTGGACCTTAATATTTTATACTACACAGGGGATTATGAAACTCAGATAGCTCTATGTAATGCAAATCTGGCTGCTGGGGTGTGCCCAACAATAGTTATAAAAAGAGCACATCTATATAATGAAAAGAATAGAGATAACCCTCTATTTATATTCCCACTTAAAAATCAGACAGAGGAACTTAAGATCCAGATAGTTACTAATAAAGGTGTTGTGCAAAGTGACTATATGGCAAAATTTATTGATCTTCTCCATACTATGGTTAAGAAGGAATACAGCAGTGAAGCGTGGTCATAG
- a CDS encoding NAD(P)/FAD-dependent oxidoreductase, producing the protein MKIYDITIIGAGVIGASVARELSKYELSTLLIEGENDVSMGSSKANSAIVHGGYAESHSKVKGRVCYQGRVQFDRLNKELNFGFRKNGSLVIAFEEEDLPKLKELKANGELNGLKDLSILTHDEIVAMEPNINPEVKYALYCKGAGICSPYEYVIALTENAIENGVELKLNSKVIGIKEIQENDKRYFEIENEKGEKVYSYFIVNSAGLGGAEVAKLIGDTSFEIYPRSGEYMLLKRGYGELVKQVVFQMPSKLGKGILVTPTYHTNLLIGPDALNENAVDLNTHVERLSKIFKQALHSIPSLDINQFIRSFAGVRAVSSTDDFIIKVSDANPGFILATGIQSPGLTSSPAIAQEVVEILKNQGVKLNKKKDFNPNRKGIVCDPNEKIWAQGKDIKKYVDLPKGDPERFVCRCEQVKESTIEDALNRNIEVTTVDGIKRRTRAGMGLCQGNFCRTRVFEYLKEKVGEKADINTDVEDKHISRVSKAELVKSIKEN; encoded by the coding sequence CAAGTAAGGCTAACTCTGCTATTGTCCATGGGGGATATGCTGAATCTCACTCTAAAGTAAAAGGAAGAGTATGCTATCAGGGAAGAGTTCAGTTTGACAGGTTAAATAAAGAGCTGAATTTTGGATTTAGAAAAAATGGATCTTTAGTTATAGCTTTTGAAGAGGAGGATCTTCCTAAACTTAAGGAGTTAAAAGCAAATGGTGAATTAAACGGACTTAAGGATCTATCTATTTTAACTCATGATGAGATAGTAGCTATGGAACCAAATATCAATCCAGAAGTAAAATATGCCCTATACTGTAAAGGTGCTGGAATCTGTTCTCCATATGAGTATGTTATAGCTCTAACTGAAAATGCCATTGAAAATGGAGTTGAACTTAAATTAAACTCTAAAGTTATAGGTATCAAAGAAATCCAAGAAAATGATAAGAGATATTTTGAAATAGAAAATGAAAAGGGAGAAAAGGTATATAGCTACTTTATTGTAAACTCAGCTGGACTTGGTGGAGCAGAAGTTGCAAAATTAATTGGTGATACCAGCTTTGAGATATATCCACGTTCTGGAGAGTATATGCTACTTAAAAGAGGATATGGAGAGCTGGTTAAACAGGTGGTTTTCCAAATGCCAAGTAAACTTGGTAAAGGAATTCTTGTAACTCCTACATATCATACAAATCTTTTAATTGGTCCTGATGCATTAAATGAAAATGCTGTGGATCTTAATACCCACGTAGAGAGACTTTCTAAGATATTTAAACAGGCACTTCACAGTATTCCATCTCTTGATATCAACCAGTTTATCAGAAGTTTTGCTGGAGTACGTGCTGTAAGTTCAACTGATGATTTTATTATAAAGGTATCAGATGCAAATCCTGGATTTATTCTTGCTACAGGAATTCAATCTCCTGGACTTACTTCATCACCAGCTATTGCACAGGAAGTAGTGGAGATATTAAAAAATCAGGGAGTTAAACTTAATAAGAAAAAAGATTTTAATCCTAATAGAAAGGGAATAGTGTGTGATCCAAATGAAAAGATATGGGCTCAAGGAAAGGATATCAAGAAATATGTAGATCTTCCAAAGGGAGATCCAGAGCGTTTTGTATGCCGTTGTGAGCAAGTAAAAGAATCAACTATTGAAGATGCTTTAAATAGAAATATTGAGGTTACAACTGTAGATGGAATAAAAAGACGTACCCGTGCTGGAATGGGGCTATGTCAGGGAAATTTCTGCAGAACAAGAGTTTTTGAATATTTAAAAGAAAAAGTTGGAGAAAAAGCTGATATCAATACAGATGTTGAGGATAAACATATTTCAAGAGTATCAAAGGCAGAACTTGTAAAATCTATAAAAGAAAATTAA